A stretch of the Desulfobacter sp. genome encodes the following:
- the rsmA gene encoding ribosomal RNA small subunit methyltransferase A, which yields MTHPGELLKKNNLYAGKEMGQNFLSNPASAQMIVDRTGIGADDLVLEIGPGLGALTLPLAKAAAQVVAVEKDRRLIPLLEDELEQASVSNVTIINKNILKTDILKIAGDRSLVVMGNLPYNISSQILFKLVKTRSVIDRAFLMFQKELGARILASPGSRAYSRLSAVVQYAAKLSHVADIRPSSFFPRPEVDSSVLGFHFFETPEMSPEKEDLLFAVIKDAFSKRRKTLKNSLSGGGLGFEKQEAGKALDLAGIDPVRRAETLTIDEFILLAKAVWAMGKHGP from the coding sequence ATGACACACCCCGGAGAACTGCTGAAGAAAAACAACCTGTATGCGGGCAAGGAAATGGGACAAAATTTTTTGTCCAACCCTGCCTCGGCACAGATGATCGTTGACAGGACAGGCATTGGCGCAGATGATTTGGTTCTGGAAATCGGGCCGGGGCTGGGGGCTTTGACCCTGCCTTTGGCAAAGGCCGCAGCCCAGGTGGTGGCAGTGGAAAAGGACAGGCGGCTGATTCCTCTGCTGGAAGATGAGCTGGAACAGGCCTCCGTCTCCAATGTAACCATTATCAACAAGAATATTCTTAAAACAGATATTTTAAAGATTGCCGGTGACAGGTCCCTGGTGGTCATGGGCAACCTTCCCTATAATATATCCTCCCAGATTCTCTTTAAACTGGTCAAAACAAGATCTGTGATTGACCGGGCCTTTTTAATGTTTCAAAAGGAGCTGGGGGCAAGGATTCTTGCATCTCCGGGTTCAAGGGCCTATTCACGGCTCTCTGCCGTGGTTCAGTATGCGGCAAAGCTCAGCCATGTGGCCGACATCCGGCCCAGTTCCTTTTTTCCCAGGCCCGAGGTGGATTCTTCAGTGCTCGGGTTTCATTTTTTTGAGACCCCGGAAATGAGCCCTGAAAAAGAAGATCTGCTTTTTGCCGTGATCAAGGATGCCTTTTCCAAACGGAGGAAAACCTTGAAAAATTCCTTGAGCGGCGGCGGACTCGGGTTTGAAAAACAAGAGGCAGGCAAGGCCCTTGACCTGGCAGGAATTGACCCGGTGCGCCGGGCAGAAACCCTGACCATTGATGAGTTTATCTTGCTTGCCAAGGCCGTATGGGCCATGGGCAAACATGGGCCATGA
- a CDS encoding transposase, giving the protein MKSVTKWTYFYLYVIMDIFSRYVVGWMVAHREQTALAKKLIEKSCENQKILPGQLGLHADRGASMKSKGVAQLLVDLGVTKTHSRPHVSNDNPYSEAQFKTLKYCPQFPKTFGAIQDARAFCQDFFGYYNKEHYHSGIGLVTPEQFHYGIAKDIYESRCRTLEDAFIQNPKRFKGKIPRPPALPEEAWINKPEQKEKDIIGA; this is encoded by the coding sequence TTGAAAAGTGTCACAAAATGGACCTACTTCTATCTATATGTAATCATGGATATTTTCAGCAGGTATGTTGTCGGCTGGATGGTCGCCCATAGAGAACAAACAGCATTGGCCAAAAAGCTAATTGAAAAGTCCTGTGAAAACCAGAAGATATTACCCGGTCAGCTTGGGCTACATGCAGATCGGGGAGCCAGTATGAAATCCAAAGGGGTTGCCCAGCTTCTTGTCGATTTAGGGGTAACCAAAACCCACAGTCGACCACATGTCAGCAATGATAACCCATACTCTGAAGCCCAGTTTAAAACATTGAAATATTGTCCACAATTTCCCAAAACTTTTGGTGCTATTCAGGATGCAAGAGCCTTCTGCCAGGATTTTTTTGGATACTACAACAAAGAGCATTACCATTCTGGTATTGGCCTGGTAACCCCAGAACAATTTCATTATGGCATTGCTAAAGATATTTATGAATCTCGCTGCAGAACATTGGAGGATGCATTTATTCAAAACCCAAAACGATTTAAGGGAAAAATACCGAGGCCACCGGCTTTACCAGAAGAAGCCTGGATTAACAAACCGGAACAAAAAGAGAAGGATATTATTGGAGCTTAA
- a CDS encoding transposase has product MTEENTEFDFQKALKGIQEGKPFTGKGGVLTSLIKNLAEAALEGELESHLGQEVSANRRNGKSKKTIKSLDGKFELKTPRDRAGTFSPNRQKHQTTLSDEIERAGMDLRFQMPPHHYR; this is encoded by the coding sequence ATGACCGAAGAAAACACCGAATTTGATTTTCAAAAAGCCCTTAAAGGCATCCAGGAAGGTAAACCCTTCACAGGTAAGGGCGGCGTCCTTACATCATTAATCAAAAATCTTGCTGAAGCTGCTCTTGAAGGAGAGTTGGAGTCCCATCTCGGGCAGGAAGTTTCTGCCAACCGCCGTAATGGAAAAAGCAAAAAGACCATTAAATCCCTGGATGGTAAATTTGAGCTAAAAACCCCGCGTGACAGGGCCGGAACCTTCTCTCCAAATCGTCAAAAACATCAGACAACGCTCAGCGATGAAATTGAAAGGGCCGGAATGGACTTGAGATTTCAAATGCCTCCACACCATTACCGATAA
- a CDS encoding IS256 family transposase: MRFSNATLSTITDKIIHTVKEWQARPLENVYPIVWLDAIHYKVRENGKVGSKAVYTILGVNIEGRKEVLGLYISENEGANFWLQVLTDLSNRGVKDILIACVDGLKGFPEAIETIFPDTEVQLCVVHQIRNSLKYVGSKNKKEFMADLKRVYKAVNKDLAEEELDILENKWNDKYPIVIKSWRNNWERLSHFFKYPEEIRRIIYTTNTIEAVHRQFRKLTKTKGSFPNQDSLLKLLYMGIQNASKKWTIPIQNWSLTISQLAIFFEGRLDKELGI; this comes from the coding sequence TTGAGATTTTCAAATGCCACTCTGAGCACCATTACCGATAAAATCATCCATACCGTCAAAGAATGGCAGGCCAGGCCGTTGGAAAATGTGTACCCAATCGTATGGCTTGATGCCATACATTATAAAGTACGAGAAAACGGAAAGGTCGGCAGCAAGGCCGTTTACACAATTCTTGGGGTGAATATCGAGGGCCGCAAAGAGGTTCTTGGGCTGTACATATCCGAGAATGAGGGTGCGAACTTCTGGCTGCAGGTGTTAACAGACCTTTCAAACCGAGGGGTAAAAGATATCCTGATTGCCTGTGTTGATGGTCTAAAAGGTTTTCCCGAGGCCATTGAGACCATATTCCCGGACACAGAAGTTCAACTCTGCGTAGTCCACCAGATCCGAAATTCATTGAAATACGTTGGTTCCAAAAATAAAAAGGAATTTATGGCAGATCTAAAACGTGTTTATAAAGCGGTCAATAAGGATCTGGCCGAAGAAGAACTGGATATCTTGGAAAATAAATGGAATGACAAATACCCGATTGTGATAAAATCCTGGCGGAACAACTGGGAACGCCTCAGTCATTTCTTTAAATATCCAGAAGAGATTCGACGGATAATATACACCACAAATACCATTGAGGCTGTGCATCGACAGTTTCGAAAACTGACCAAAACAAAGGGATCATTCCCGAACCAGGACAGCCTGTTAAAGCTGCTTTACATGGGGATCCAGAACGCCAGTAAAAAATGGACAATACCGATTCAAAATTGGTCACTGACAATTTCCCAGTTGGCAATTTTCTTTGAAGGCCGGCTGGATAAAGAGCTGGGAATTTGA
- a CDS encoding insulinase family protein yields the protein MKAIEPGQIIQGYKVKQVTHLPSIDAHLIELVHEKTKAPHIHIANKDKENTFGVFFRTVPTDSTGVAHILEHTVLCGSKKYRVRDPFFSMIKRSLSTFMNAFTASDWTMYPFSTQNKKDYYNLMDVYLDAAFFPNIDELSFKQEGHRLELEETESNENRLIYKGVVYNEMKGAMSSPNQVLSRALLEGLYPDTTYANNSGGEPLDIPDLTHEALRSFHARYYHPSNSFFYTYGNLPIEETLEFIQDKVLSRFDFLDLDTRVPSQPRWDSPRTMTQPYAYADTEDLSQKYQACVAWLTPDIRSDFEVLVMTILEQVLLGNSASPLRKALIDANLGSALSDGSGFDPDNKDTMFVCGLKDIAKSSVSEVEKIIFTTLNRLVEEGIEPRLIDSAIHQIEFYRKEITNTPYPFGIKLLLSFASHMIHGGDPVACINIDQDLDRLKRKLDQGPFLEEQIKAYFLDNPHRLLFTLEPSLGLEQEQTQKTQEKLKNTLSQLRPEQIEQIRSDAKALEALQETEEDLSSLPTLELEDVPPEIEIILPDNIEGVSLSTSYDKACSGILYFTCPLGAGNIPKDLFSLIPFFCRAFTNTGTKHSSYVELAEKMDLYTGGISISPFSGSYFSQNGDSHSFLALQGKALDRNIDPMFDLMDEFVNAYGFSDHDRLKNLVLQYQTGMESSIVSTGHRYAISLSAQHLSKASHINELWHGITQFQQIKALTASIGHEKKGKAALDALENNLAAMAKALLRKENIKPAVIGDAPSLVQADQRIRQIQDRLAQGGTKAFFTPEMETNCIRPYEGWYTNTAVSFVGQSFKTVRITHEDSPGLAVISKLLRALFLHKEIREKGGAYGGFAMYNTEEGIFSFGSYRDPHIKRTLDVYADACDFIVQGNFSETDVKEAILQVCSDIDKPQTPGPAAMKAFYRNITKLSDEIRKGFKDALLRLDKAKIKKIAATYFTRDEEKKGISVISSKPMLEEANQALEADNRPPLSLNKI from the coding sequence ATGAAAGCGATTGAACCCGGACAGATCATTCAAGGATACAAGGTCAAACAGGTTACCCATTTACCCAGCATTGATGCCCATCTCATCGAGCTGGTCCATGAAAAAACTAAAGCCCCCCATATTCACATTGCCAACAAGGACAAGGAGAACACCTTTGGGGTCTTTTTCAGGACCGTGCCCACAGACTCCACCGGCGTGGCCCATATCCTGGAGCATACCGTACTTTGCGGATCAAAAAAATACAGGGTCAGGGATCCTTTTTTTTCCATGATCAAGCGGAGCCTGTCCACGTTCATGAATGCATTTACCGCATCTGACTGGACCATGTACCCCTTTTCCACCCAGAACAAAAAAGATTATTACAACCTCATGGATGTCTACCTGGATGCGGCTTTTTTCCCCAATATCGACGAGCTGAGTTTTAAACAGGAAGGCCATCGTCTGGAACTTGAAGAAACCGAATCCAATGAGAACCGGCTCATATACAAGGGCGTGGTTTACAATGAGATGAAAGGGGCCATGTCCTCTCCTAACCAGGTATTGTCAAGGGCCCTGTTAGAAGGCTTGTACCCGGACACCACCTACGCCAACAATTCAGGCGGAGAGCCTTTGGACATACCTGACCTGACCCATGAAGCGCTTCGGTCATTCCATGCCCGATACTACCACCCGTCAAACAGTTTTTTTTACACCTATGGCAACCTGCCCATAGAAGAGACCTTAGAATTTATCCAGGACAAGGTATTGTCCCGGTTTGACTTTCTGGATTTGGATACCCGGGTCCCGTCCCAGCCCCGGTGGGACAGCCCAAGGACCATGACCCAGCCCTATGCCTATGCCGACACCGAGGACCTGTCCCAAAAATACCAGGCCTGTGTGGCCTGGCTGACCCCGGACATCCGGTCTGATTTCGAGGTTTTGGTGATGACCATCTTAGAACAGGTTCTCCTGGGAAATTCCGCCTCACCCCTGCGCAAGGCCCTGATTGATGCCAACCTGGGCTCTGCCCTGTCCGACGGTTCCGGGTTTGACCCAGACAACAAGGACACCATGTTTGTCTGCGGGCTTAAAGACATTGCCAAATCATCGGTATCAGAGGTGGAAAAAATTATTTTCACCACCTTGAACCGGTTGGTGGAAGAGGGAATTGAACCCCGGCTCATTGATTCGGCCATCCACCAGATTGAATTTTACCGCAAGGAAATCACCAATACCCCCTATCCGTTCGGAATTAAACTATTGCTCTCTTTTGCCAGCCATATGATCCACGGAGGAGACCCTGTGGCCTGCATCAATATTGACCAGGACCTGGACAGGCTCAAGCGCAAGCTCGACCAGGGCCCGTTTTTGGAAGAACAGATCAAGGCCTATTTTTTGGACAACCCCCACAGGCTTTTGTTCACCTTGGAACCTTCCCTTGGACTGGAACAAGAACAGACCCAAAAAACCCAGGAAAAACTCAAAAATACGCTTTCACAGCTTCGGCCGGAACAGATAGAGCAGATCCGCTCGGATGCCAAAGCCCTTGAAGCACTCCAGGAAACCGAGGAAGACCTCTCTTCCCTGCCCACACTGGAACTTGAAGATGTTCCCCCGGAAATTGAAATCATCCTTCCGGACAATATCGAAGGGGTCAGCCTGTCCACAAGTTATGACAAGGCCTGTTCAGGTATTTTGTACTTTACCTGCCCCTTGGGTGCAGGCAATATCCCCAAGGATCTGTTCAGCCTGATTCCGTTTTTCTGCCGGGCCTTTACAAACACAGGCACAAAACACTCCTCCTATGTGGAACTGGCCGAAAAAATGGATTTGTATACCGGGGGCATATCCATCTCCCCGTTTTCAGGCTCCTATTTTTCACAGAACGGAGATTCCCACTCATTTCTGGCGCTCCAGGGAAAAGCGTTGGACCGGAATATCGACCCCATGTTTGATCTCATGGACGAGTTTGTAAACGCCTATGGGTTTTCAGATCATGACCGGCTTAAAAACCTGGTGCTTCAATACCAGACAGGCATGGAATCTTCCATTGTCTCCACGGGCCACAGATATGCCATTTCCCTGTCAGCCCAGCATCTGTCAAAGGCCTCCCATATCAACGAACTCTGGCACGGCATTACCCAATTCCAGCAGATCAAGGCCCTGACGGCCAGCATTGGTCATGAAAAAAAAGGCAAGGCCGCCTTGGACGCATTGGAAAACAATCTTGCTGCCATGGCAAAGGCCCTGCTCAGAAAAGAAAATATCAAGCCTGCCGTTATCGGGGATGCACCCTCGCTTGTCCAGGCGGACCAGAGGATCAGGCAAATCCAGGACAGACTTGCCCAGGGCGGGACAAAGGCCTTTTTCACACCTGAGATGGAAACCAATTGTATCCGGCCCTATGAGGGATGGTATACCAACACGGCCGTCTCGTTTGTGGGACAGTCATTTAAAACCGTACGCATCACCCATGAAGACTCCCCGGGCCTTGCCGTGATCTCAAAACTGCTGCGCGCCCTGTTCCTGCACAAAGAAATCCGGGAAAAAGGCGGGGCTTACGGCGGGTTTGCCATGTACAACACAGAAGAGGGGATATTCTCCTTTGGCTCTTACAGGGATCCCCATATCAAACGGACCCTGGACGTCTATGCCGATGCCTGTGACTTTATTGTCCAGGGCAATTTTTCCGAAACAGACGTCAAAGAGGCCATTCTCCAGGTTTGCTCTGACATTGACAAACCCCAGACCCCGGGTCCGGCGGCCATGAAAGCCTTTTACCGAAACATCACAAAACTTTCCGATGAAATCCGGAAAGGGTTCAAGGATGCCCTGCTCAGGCTGGATAAAGCCAAGATTAAAAAGATTGCCGCCACCTATTTTACCCGGGACGAAGAGAAAAAGGGAATTTCCGTCATTTCCAGCAAGCCCATGCTCGAGGAGGCCAACCAGGCACTTGAGGCGGATAATCGGCCGCCCCTGAGCCTAAATAAAATTTAG
- the panB gene encoding 3-methyl-2-oxobutanoate hydroxymethyltransferase, with amino-acid sequence MSAKVTTSTLVKMKEQGKKITALTAYDYPFAGLVDRAGIDVILVGDSLGMVVQGKQTTLPVTMDEMIYHTELVTRACTYSMVVGDMPFMSYQGDLNTAVENAGRFLKEAGAGAVKLEGGADVCPVITAIAKAGIPVQAHIGLTPQSVHQMGGFKVQRDEDRLLADAKDVEAAGAFSVVLEGIPSPISAKITQALKIPTIGIGAGPACDGQILVLHDMLGINDRFLPKFVKKYADIAALAGQGLEAYIKEVREGKFPSEDYEYK; translated from the coding sequence ATGAGCGCCAAAGTGACCACATCCACCCTCGTAAAAATGAAAGAACAGGGCAAGAAAATCACGGCCCTGACCGCCTATGATTATCCTTTTGCCGGTCTTGTGGACAGGGCCGGGATTGATGTTATTCTGGTGGGGGATTCTCTGGGCATGGTGGTCCAGGGCAAGCAAACCACCCTGCCGGTTACCATGGATGAAATGATTTACCATACCGAGCTTGTCACCCGGGCCTGTACCTATTCCATGGTGGTGGGGGACATGCCGTTTATGTCCTACCAGGGGGATTTGAACACGGCGGTAGAGAATGCCGGACGGTTTTTAAAGGAGGCCGGGGCAGGTGCCGTGAAACTGGAAGGTGGGGCTGATGTCTGCCCTGTGATCACGGCCATTGCAAAGGCAGGGATCCCGGTCCAGGCCCATATCGGGCTTACCCCCCAGTCTGTCCACCAGATGGGAGGATTCAAGGTCCAACGGGATGAAGACCGCCTGCTTGCCGATGCAAAGGATGTGGAGGCGGCCGGTGCCTTTAGCGTGGTTCTTGAAGGGATTCCCTCGCCCATTTCCGCCAAGATCACCCAGGCGTTGAAGATTCCCACCATCGGCATTGGCGCCGGCCCCGCCTGTGACGGCCAGATCCTGGTCCTTCATGATATGCTGGGGATCAATGATCGGTTTTTGCCCAAGTTTGTGAAAAAATATGCAGACATTGCCGCCCTTGCAGGACAAGGGCTTGAGGCCTATATCAAAGAGGTGAGAGAGGGGAAATTCCCGTCTGAAGATTATGAATACAAGTAA
- a CDS encoding IS256 family transposase, whose product MTEDNTEFDFQKALKGIQEGKPFTGKGGVLTSLIKNLAEAALEGELESHLGQEISANRRNGKSRKTIKSLDGKFELKTPRDRNGTFSPQIVKKHQTTLSDEIERKIIALYGLGMSYNDMASHLQEIYGLEISNATLSTITDKIIHTVKEWQARPLENVYPIVWLDAIHYKVRENGKVGSKAVYTILGVNIEGRKEVLGLYISENEGANFWLQVLTDLSNRGVKDILIACVDGLKGFPEAIETIFPDTEVQLCVVHQIRNSLKYVGSKNKKEFMADLKRVYKAVNKDLAEEELDILENKWNDKYPIVIKSWRNNWERLSHFFKYPEEIRRIIYTTNTIEAVHRQFRKLTKTKGSFPNQDSLLKLLYMGIQNASKKWTMPVQNWSLTISQLAIFFEGRLDKELGI is encoded by the coding sequence ATGACCGAAGACAACACCGAATTTGATTTTCAAAAAGCTCTTAAAGGTATTCAGGAAGGTAAACCCTTCACAGGTAAGGGCGGCGTCCTTACATCATTAATCAAAAATCTTGCTGAAGCTGCTCTTGAAGGAGAGTTGGAGTCCCATCTCGGACAGGAAATTTCTGCCAACCGCCGTAATGGAAAAAGCAGAAAGACCATTAAGTCCCTGGATGGTAAATTTGAGCTAAAAACCCCGCGTGATCGGAACGGAACCTTCTCTCCACAGATCGTCAAAAAACATCAGACAACGCTCAGCGATGAAATTGAAAGAAAGATAATAGCCCTTTACGGCCTGGGCATGAGTTATAATGATATGGCTTCCCATTTACAGGAAATCTATGGACTTGAGATTTCAAATGCCACTCTGAGCACCATTACCGATAAAATTATTCATACCGTTAAAGAATGGCAGGCCAGGCCGTTGGAAAATGTGTACCCAATCGTATGGCTTGATGCCATACATTATAAAGTACGAGAAAACGGAAAGGTCGGCAGCAAAGCCGTTTACACAATTCTTGGGGTGAATATCGAGGGCCGCAAAGAGGTTCTTGGGCTGTACATATCCGAGAATGAGGGTGCGAACTTCTGGCTGCAGGTGTTAACAGACCTTTCAAACCGAGGGGTAAAAGATATCCTGATTGCCTGTGTTGATGGTCTAAAAGGTTTTCCCGAGGCCATTGAGACCATATTCCCGGACACAGAAGTTCAACTCTGCGTAGTCCACCAGATCCGAAATTCATTGAAATACGTTGGTTCCAAAAATAAAAAGGAATTTATGGCAGATCTAAAACGTGTTTATAAAGCGGTCAATAAGGATCTGGCCGAAGAAGAACTGGATATCTTGGAAAATAAATGGAATGACAAATACCCGATTGTGATAAAATCCTGGCGGAACAACTGGGAGCGCCTCAGTCATTTCTTTAAATATCCAGAAGAGATCCGACGGATAATATACACCACAAATACCATTGAGGCTGTGCATCGACAGTTTCGAAAACTGACCAAAACAAAGGGATCGTTTCCTAACCAGGACAGCCTGTTAAAGCTGCTTTACATGGGGATCCAGAACGCCAGTAAGAAATGGACAATGCCGGTTCAAAACTGGTCACTGACAATTTCCCAGTTGGCAATTTTCTTTGAAGGCCGGCTGGATAAAGAGCTGGGAATTTGA
- a CDS encoding DUF2520 domain-containing protein — protein MNTSKKRFSIIGCGRVGVSLAVFLSGKGFEPAGFFSRTRASAQFARDMAGLGTVFGSAGEAAQGADILFITTPDTLIETVCKDLAASLNLKNESMVFHLSGALSSDILESARECGAAVGSIHPLQAFTPYEPGQDNPFENINISVEGSRGAVCLGKEIVRALGAKAFTIPTEAKTLYHASAVVASNYLVTLEKFALNLLMETGLDEARAYEILEPLIQGTLANIKAKGCDRALTGPVARGDDKIVSSHIKDIDAKTPQFSKLYRVLGAHTLDIARPGVDKQAEHELSRLFKS, from the coding sequence ATGAATACAAGTAAGAAGCGGTTTTCAATTATCGGGTGCGGCCGGGTCGGGGTGTCCCTGGCCGTGTTTTTATCGGGCAAGGGGTTTGAGCCGGCCGGGTTTTTCAGCAGAACAAGGGCGTCTGCCCAATTTGCAAGGGATATGGCAGGACTTGGAACGGTCTTTGGCTCTGCGGGCGAGGCCGCCCAAGGGGCGGACATTCTTTTTATCACCACCCCGGATACCCTGATCGAGACGGTGTGCAAGGATTTGGCTGCCAGCCTGAATCTTAAAAACGAGTCCATGGTCTTTCACCTGTCAGGGGCGCTCTCCTCTGATATTCTGGAATCGGCAAGGGAATGCGGTGCGGCCGTGGGGTCCATCCATCCTCTCCAGGCCTTTACCCCCTACGAGCCGGGCCAGGACAATCCCTTTGAAAATATTAATATTTCCGTTGAGGGAAGCCGTGGGGCCGTTTGTCTGGGCAAGGAAATTGTCAGGGCGCTGGGGGCCAAGGCCTTTACCATTCCTACGGAGGCCAAGACCCTTTACCATGCCTCGGCTGTGGTGGCATCCAACTATCTGGTGACCCTGGAAAAATTTGCCTTGAACCTGCTCATGGAAACCGGCCTGGACGAAGCCAGGGCCTATGAGATTTTGGAACCCCTGATCCAGGGAACTTTGGCCAATATCAAGGCCAAGGGGTGTGACCGGGCCCTGACAGGCCCTGTGGCCCGGGGAGATGATAAAATTGTCTCTTCCCATATCAAGGATATTGATGCCAAAACCCCTCAATTTTCAAAATTGTACCGGGTGCTTGGGGCTCACACCCTGGACATTGCCCGGCCGGGGGTAGATAAACAGGCGGAACATGAGTTGTCCCGCCTGTTTAAGAGTTGA